The Metabacillus sediminilitoris genome window below encodes:
- a CDS encoding response regulator, which yields MLKSPIKVMIIEDDETAIKIYEKFTHKIDGFQVVATTSTGKQALELINVFTPDLILLDVFLPDIKGTDLLWEIRKQLRSVDVILITAANDVDTVSEAIRGGAFSYLMKPIMIDKFLDTLEKYKETRLALLNLTTVEQEDVNSFFRMNSREEHVVDMEKAGGLPKGIDKHTLKKVRQSMKEMKDSINAEEFAKILGASHSTVRRYLEYLVANDEMEVEILYGTIGRPERRYLKK from the coding sequence ATGTTAAAAAGTCCAATCAAAGTCATGATCATAGAAGATGATGAAACCGCTATCAAGATTTATGAAAAATTTACTCATAAGATTGATGGATTTCAAGTTGTAGCAACTACGAGTACTGGGAAACAGGCATTAGAATTAATAAATGTTTTTACTCCGGATTTGATTTTACTAGACGTATTTCTCCCAGATATAAAAGGCACCGATCTTTTATGGGAAATTAGAAAACAACTACGAAGTGTAGATGTAATCTTAATAACCGCAGCCAATGATGTTGATACAGTTAGTGAAGCTATAAGAGGCGGGGCTTTCAGTTACCTTATGAAACCTATTATGATTGATAAGTTTTTGGATACTCTTGAAAAATATAAAGAAACTAGATTAGCATTATTAAATTTAACAACCGTTGAGCAAGAAGATGTTAATAGCTTTTTTAGAATGAACAGTCGCGAAGAACATGTTGTAGACATGGAAAAAGCAGGGGGATTACCAAAAGGAATTGATAAACATACATTAAAGAAGGTTAGACAAAGTATGAAGGAAATGAAAGATAGTATAAATGCAGAGGAATTTGCAAAAATTCTGGGAGCCAGTCACTCCACAGTAAGACGTTACCTTGAATATTTAGTAGCAAATGATGAGATGGAAGTAGAAATTTTATACGGGACCATTGGCAGGCCAGAGCGAAGGTATCTTAAAAAGTAA
- a CDS encoding ATP-binding protein: MRNIFKQPTLLVQLIGFISIIVLMTVLSVSVIFSSMIDDMTKKSLGNQAMTVAKMTAQKEKIIEALDDPDPSLTIQPISEEIRKFTGAGYVVIGNKEGIRYSHHKPENIGTKMGTSSRKVLEEGASIIYEGIGISGPAIKAKTPIYKNGVIIGVSSVGFLTVEAEERVKEYRIKLFQFTIIIIFIGMIGAILLARRVKKLIFNLEPEEISFLFKEKEATIESIRDATVAFNKNYVITSINKRARELLKGDQDEIGGKVVDTRLIKIIDYVIQTKQSLINQKFLFGHQLYMVDAAPIIQKLETSGAVLTIRPISEIEQLTNEVSQIKSISDNIRAQNHEYLNKLNTIYGLITLEQYDEARELISDEVKERQDIVVFLTSSVKDPFIAACLLGKINRSKEMKIQLEIDEESNLAQIPGSFNTKMFVTVLGNIIDNAMEAASKAKGELGYVKVSFTDFGSEIIFDIEDNGKGVPEEYHVKIFEEGFTTKVGENHGLGLSIVKNTIELMQGQIYLSTSDSGGARFTIAIPKKKV, translated from the coding sequence TTGAGGAATATATTTAAACAACCTACATTACTTGTCCAATTAATCGGATTTATTTCAATCATTGTTTTGATGACAGTTCTTTCTGTAAGCGTTATCTTTTCCTCGATGATTGATGACATGACAAAAAAGTCACTAGGTAATCAAGCGATGACGGTGGCAAAAATGACTGCTCAAAAGGAGAAAATTATCGAGGCCCTTGATGATCCTGATCCATCTTTAACGATACAACCAATTTCTGAAGAAATTCGTAAATTTACTGGGGCTGGTTATGTCGTTATTGGTAATAAAGAAGGTATTCGTTATTCTCATCATAAACCGGAAAATATCGGGACAAAGATGGGGACAAGCAGTCGTAAAGTACTTGAAGAGGGTGCATCGATTATATATGAAGGTATTGGGATTTCTGGGCCAGCTATAAAAGCTAAAACGCCTATTTATAAAAATGGAGTTATTATTGGTGTTTCATCTGTTGGTTTTTTAACAGTTGAAGCGGAAGAAAGAGTGAAAGAGTACCGTATAAAATTATTCCAGTTTACGATCATTATTATTTTTATTGGAATGATCGGAGCCATTCTTTTAGCAAGAAGAGTAAAGAAACTAATTTTTAATTTAGAACCAGAAGAAATATCATTTTTGTTTAAAGAAAAAGAAGCTACGATTGAGTCGATAAGGGATGCTACCGTTGCTTTTAATAAAAATTATGTCATCACTTCCATAAATAAAAGAGCTAGGGAATTACTAAAAGGTGATCAAGATGAGATAGGTGGAAAGGTAGTTGATACTCGTCTAATAAAAATTATAGACTATGTTATTCAAACAAAACAAAGTTTAATAAATCAAAAGTTTCTGTTTGGTCACCAGCTATATATGGTCGATGCTGCGCCGATTATACAAAAACTAGAAACAAGTGGAGCTGTATTAACGATCAGGCCGATTTCAGAAATTGAACAATTGACAAATGAAGTCTCACAGATTAAGAGTATTTCTGATAATATTCGCGCTCAAAACCATGAATATTTAAATAAATTAAATACGATATATGGGTTGATTACGCTAGAACAATATGATGAAGCTAGGGAACTGATATCCGATGAAGTGAAAGAACGTCAGGATATTGTTGTTTTTTTAACATCTTCCGTTAAAGACCCGTTTATAGCTGCTTGCCTTCTAGGAAAAATTAATCGTTCAAAGGAAATGAAAATACAACTAGAAATTGATGAAGAGAGCAATTTAGCACAAATCCCTGGATCATTTAACACGAAAATGTTTGTTACCGTTCTTGGAAATATCATTGATAATGCTATGGAAGCTGCAAGTAAAGCTAAAGGAGAACTTGGGTATGTCAAAGTTTCTTTTACTGACTTTGGGAGTGAGATTATCTTTGACATCGAAGATAATGGAAAGGGTGTTCCAGAAGAGTATCATGTAAAAATATTTGAAGAGGGTTTTACGACAAAGGTCGGAGAAAATCATGGACTTGGCCTATCTATTGTTAAAAATACAATCGAATTAATGCAAGGACAAATCTATTTATCTACTAGTGATTCTGGTGGAGCTCGATTTACAATAGCTATTCCGAAAAAAAAGGTGTAA
- a CDS encoding nuclease-related domain-containing protein, with protein sequence MPYKSRNESIELLILKTLNSRISLSDKDKQYYFNLKKGNEGEILFDTLTDKLQCECLILNDLLLKLNNTMFQIDALVILSDTIYLFEVKNYEGDYYYESDRLYKKPKSEITNPLNQLSRSESLLRQLLQNLGFNIPIHASVVFINPGFTLYQAPLNKPFIFPAQVNSYIKKLNMITRKLDKKHRLLADKLISLHIKDSPFKLLTAYDYDQLRKGITCIKCTSFSISVQGKKCVCEECGHEEEVTAAVMRNVTEFKLLFPDQRITTNVIHDWCKVVESKRRIRKILERNFKKVGVHQWTFYE encoded by the coding sequence ATGCCATATAAATCTCGTAATGAATCTATAGAATTACTTATCCTGAAGACCTTAAACTCTCGAATCAGTTTATCTGACAAAGACAAACAGTACTATTTCAATCTTAAAAAGGGAAATGAAGGCGAGATATTGTTTGATACATTGACAGATAAGCTTCAGTGTGAATGTTTGATACTGAATGATTTGCTACTCAAACTAAATAACACCATGTTCCAAATTGATGCCCTAGTGATTCTTTCTGATACCATTTATTTATTCGAAGTGAAAAATTATGAAGGGGACTATTATTACGAATCAGATCGATTATATAAGAAGCCCAAATCGGAAATTACTAATCCTCTAAACCAGTTGAGTAGAAGTGAATCATTGCTGCGTCAGTTACTTCAAAACCTCGGATTTAATATACCCATTCATGCTTCTGTCGTTTTCATCAACCCCGGATTCACCTTATACCAAGCACCTCTCAACAAACCTTTCATTTTCCCAGCTCAGGTTAATAGTTATATAAAAAAACTAAATATGATTACTAGAAAGTTAGATAAAAAACATAGGTTGCTAGCTGATAAATTAATTTCACTTCATATTAAAGACTCACCTTTTAAACTATTAACAGCTTATGATTATGACCAACTTCGTAAGGGAATCACTTGTATTAAGTGCACCTCGTTTTCAATTTCTGTGCAGGGGAAAAAATGTGTTTGTGAAGAATGCGGGCACGAAGAAGAGGTTACAGCTGCAGTCATGCGAAACGTAACAGAATTTAAACTTCTTTTTCCTGATCAAAGAATTACGACAAATGTCATTCATGATTGGTGTAAGGTGGTAGAATCCAAAAGAAGGATTCGAAAGATTTTAGAAAGAAATTTTAAAAAAGTAGGAGTTCATCAATGGACCTTCTACGAATAA
- a CDS encoding ABC transporter ATP-binding protein gives MNHTDAIVSIQQISKAFGKQQVLEDINLEINEGEIFGLLGPSGAGKTTLVKQLIGLELPTSGDTYLFQEKMPSLNLIERVGYMAQSDALYGELSAKENLQFFASLYGLKGKAQQQRINEVMEIVQLTDHLSKLVSNYSGGMKRRLSLAISLLHEPELLILDEPTVGIDPVLRKSIWEAFYELKKNGKTIIVTTHVMDEADKCDRLGLMRDGRLIAIGTPEELKEKTNSATIEEAFLVYGGAKS, from the coding sequence TTGAATCATACAGATGCAATTGTCTCTATTCAACAAATCTCAAAAGCCTTTGGAAAACAGCAAGTCTTAGAAGATATTAATCTAGAAATTAATGAAGGCGAAATTTTTGGTCTTCTAGGACCATCAGGTGCAGGCAAAACGACGCTTGTTAAGCAGTTGATTGGTTTGGAGCTTCCAACATCAGGTGATACGTATTTATTTCAGGAAAAAATGCCTTCGTTAAACCTGATTGAAAGAGTTGGCTATATGGCTCAGTCTGATGCTCTTTATGGCGAGCTATCTGCAAAAGAAAATCTTCAATTTTTCGCCTCGCTATATGGCTTAAAAGGAAAAGCACAACAACAAAGAATCAATGAAGTGATGGAGATCGTTCAGCTTACAGACCATCTTTCGAAACTTGTTTCGAATTATTCTGGAGGAATGAAGCGAAGATTATCGTTAGCCATCTCCCTTTTGCATGAACCAGAGCTATTAATTCTCGATGAACCTACTGTAGGAATTGATCCTGTTTTACGGAAAAGCATTTGGGAAGCCTTTTATGAACTTAAGAAAAATGGCAAGACGATTATTGTCACCACACATGTAATGGATGAAGCAGATAAGTGTGATCGTTTAGGATTAATGCGGGATGGCCGTCTTATTGCAATCGGGACACCTGAGGAACTGAAAGAAAAAACAAATTCAGCCACTATTGAAGAGGCATTTCTTGTTTATGGAGGTGCTAAATCATGA